The Hemicordylus capensis ecotype Gifberg chromosome 6, rHemCap1.1.pri, whole genome shotgun sequence genome window below encodes:
- the LOC128330809 gene encoding vomeronasal type-2 receptor 26-like, whose protein sequence is MVGKVRTMIFLLLPLHHVVNKAQTIKCTGMKPVDIPHEWYQPGEILIGGITTHIHYLIPKLRFKQHPSREIMTIPGLVLKHYQHILALAFAINEINETPSILPNITLGFHIYDSYGDEQMTYRSTLDLLFKSHGFLPNYHCGIQKNVIGVIGGLTSDISLRMAEILGLYKIPQISYGSVESTTRNGIHLSSFYRMVPDESLQYLGIVLLLKHFRWKWVGIITQDGDVGQHFSEALEVELSQNGICSAFADKGEKMALINDELPRFQKYLQMIKPLWAKGDGFIKEFWEQAFDCLITNSSPPEDVDEICTGEERLEDLPEHFFETRMTGRSYNIYKAVYVFAHALHSMYSSRSRSRHMEDRGKLDALIVEAWQLHSVIQRISFNNTAGDEIIFNKNGEIAIGFDITNFVTFPNNSYVRVNIGKLDPQHPPEKMLTIHDEKIQWQSAFTQVPPLSLCNDICYPGSHRKKKEEEKFCCYDCDPCPEGMISNQEDMDSCMTCPIDHIPNKGQNQCIPRILTFLSYRELLGITLALLAIFFSTITALVLGIFIKLRDTPIIKANNRSLTYLLLISLLLCFLCSLLFIGKPKPITCLLRHTAFGIIFSIAISSVLAKTITVVVAFIASKPGSIFRKWVGKRLAYWTVISCSLVQVGICAVWLGTTPPFPDLDMHSLSGEIIVTCNEGSLTMFYCVLGYMGFLAIVSFTVAFLARKLPDSFNEAKFITFSMLVFCSVWLSFVPTYLSTRGKYMVVVEVFSILASCTGLLGCIFSPKCYIILLRPDLNKRELLKMRKHPSIT, encoded by the exons ATGGTGGGCAAAGTACGGACAATGATATTTCTTCTGCTGCCACTCCACCATGTGGTGAACAAAGCACAGACAATTAAGTGCACTGGAATGAAACCCGTGGACATTCCTCATGAGTGGTACCAGCCTGGAGAAATTCTCATTGGTGGGATCACAACTCATATTCACTATTTAATTCCCAAGTTACGATTCAAACAACACCCTTCTCGGGAGATAATGACTATTCCAGG TTTAGTGCTAAAGCATTACCAGCACATCCTGGCTTTGGCATTTGCCATCAATGAGATCAATGAGACGCCTAGCATCTTGCCCAATATCACACTCGGGTTCCACATCTATGACAGCTATGGGGATGAACAAATGACCTATCGTAGCACTCTAGACTTGCTCTTCAAATCACATGGCTTTCTACCCAACTACCACTGTGGCATCCAGAAAAATGTCATCGGGGTCATTGGTGGACTTACCTCTGATATCTCCTTGCGAATGGCAGAGATCTTAGGACTCTACAAAATTCCACAG ATTTCATACGGCTCAGTGGAATCAACCACAAGAAATGGAATCCACCTCTCTTCTTTTTATCGCATGGTTCCCGATGAATCCCTTCAATACCTGGGCATTGTGCTGTTACTTAAGCATTTCAGATGGAAATGGGTAGGGATCATCACTCAGGATGGCGATGTTGGGCAGCATTTCTCAGAAGCTTTGGAGGTAGAACTTTCCCAAAATGGAATATGTTCAGCTTTTGCAGACAAAGGTGAAAAAATGGCCTTAATAAATGAT GAGCTCCCACGATTCCAAAAATATCTTCAGATGATAAAGCCATTATGGGCAAAAGGAGATGGCTTCAtcaaggaattctgggaacaagcaTTTGATTGCTTAATAACAAATTCCAGTCCTCCAGAAGATGTAGATGAAATATGTACTGGTGAGGAGAGGCTGGAGGACCTTCCTGAGCATTTCTTTGAAACGAGGATGACTGGTCGCAGCTACAATATCTATAAGGCAGTCTATGTTTTTGCACATGCCTTACATAGCATGTACTCATCTAGGTCCAGATCCAGACACATGGAGGACAGGGGCAAATTGGATGCTCTGATTGTGGAAGCCTGGCAG CTCCATTCAGTGATTCAGAGGATCTCATTCAACAACACTGCTGGAGATGAAATTATATTTAACAAAAATGGAGAAATAGCAATTGGTTTTGATATTACAAATTTTGTCACTTTCCCAAATAACTCCTATGTCAGAGTCAACATTGGGAAACTGGATCCTCAACACCCTCCAGAGAAAATGCTCACCATTCACGATGAGAAGATCCAGTGGCAAAGTGCATTCACACAG GTGCCTCCCCTCTCTTTATGTAATGACATCTGCTATCCTGGCTCccacaggaagaagaaggaagaggagaaattttgctgctatgattgtgATCCTTGTCCAGAAGGGATGATTTCAAACCAGGAGG ATATGGATTCCTGCATGACCTGCCCCATCGATCACATTCCAAACAAAGGACAAAATCAATGCATTCCCAGGATTCTAACCTTCCTCTCTTATCGAGAACTTTTGGGTATCACATTAGCTTTATTGGCTATTTTCTTTTCTACGATCACAGCTCTGGTGCTGGGCATTTTCATTAAGCTACGAGACACTCCCATCATCAAAGCCAACAATCGGAGTCTCACCTACcttctcctcatctccctcctcctttgcttcctcTGCTCCTTACTATTCATTGGGAAGCCTAAACCCATCACCTGCCTCCTCCGACACACAgcttttggcatcatcttctccATTGCCATTTCTTCTGTTTTGGCCAAGACCATCACAGTGGTCGTGGCTTTCATAGCTTCCAAGCCAGGCAGCATTTTCCGGAAATGGGTAGGGAAAAGATTGGCCTATTGGACTGTCATTTCTTGTTCCCTTGTTCAAGTTGGCATTTGTGCTGTTTGGTTGGGCACTACTCCCCCATTCCCAGATCTGGACATGCACTCCCTGTCTGGAGAAATCATAGTGACATGCAATGAAGGGTCACTTACCATGTTTTACTGTGTTCTGGGCTACATGGGATTTCTGGCCATTGTCAGCTTCACGGTGGCTTTTCTGGCCAGGAAATTACCGGACAgttttaatgaagccaagttcatcaccttcagcatgttggtcttttgcagtgtttggctGTCCTTTGTTCCAACATATCTGAGTACAAGAGGAAAATACATGGTGGTTGTGgaggtcttctccatcttggcttcCTGCACTGGGTTACTGGGGTGCATCTTTTCCCCTAAATGTTACATAATTCTGTTGAGGCCCGATTTGAACAAAAGGGAGCTTCTAAAAATGAGAAAACATCCAAGCATAACATAA